The Lacipirellula parvula genome window below encodes:
- a CDS encoding ELWxxDGT repeat protein: MGSTYVNDLTNVNGTLYFTTAESGSSYHSLWKSDGTAAGTLRVFENLSYVPNSPYLDHHLTNVGGTLYLVDPSGSLWKSDGTTAGTVEVSPVNLGTDPVMADVGGTLYFRGDDGVHGMELWKSDGTAAGTVLVKDVNAGAGNSLGAFPLTQLMVNVGGTLFFAATDGVHGTELWKSDGTTAGTVLVKDVNVGAGYSLGEFPLTQLMVNAGGTLFFAATDGASGVELWKSDGTEAGTVRVKDVNAGASGSSPSRLTVVGEEVYFSANSGSGSRLWKSDGTEAGTVPLSEAGLITDLTNVGGTLYFHSTDSATGFELWKSDGTVAGTVLVRDINPGTAGSSSPSYSPGPGSIMVNVGGVLYFGANDGSTGFEFWKSDGTTAGTIRVKDINSGTPDSSPENLTEVGGIFYFTASDGVSGVELWKTDGTSAGTQRVKDIRAGVNSSSPTALTNVGGILYFRANDGTGGMELWKSDGTAAGTVRVKDVRPGSSSSNLNSLTNVDGTLYFTADDGVSGVELWKSDGTAAGTVQVKDLIAGSLGSSPSSLVNLGGKLCFIANGELWTSDGTEAGTVQVKDIKPGPDGSNPTILTRTNELLYFSANDGTSGVELWRSDGTEVGTFRVKDIAPGAAGSSPANFAWVGETLYFSADDGSTGRELWKTDGSDAGTVRVKNIRPGGVSSDPRYLAEAGGTLYFSANDGSSGFTLWKSDGTEAGTVQMKETGTGNNILAPKYLTNVNGTLYFGPNDLWKTDGTATGAVLVKDLNPGAFSANLSYLRNVEGTLYFKANDGVNGFQLWTSDGTAAGTQFIDSFGAPNAARSPFVMRKMNGRLFVTVTTEAYGQELWVADLTSPLAGDYDLNGVVDGADFLFWQRQLGTSATPAGSGADGDANGSVDADDLTVWQDHFGDSAATATATAAAMTATAERAAAPATASAFEAQAAADVAAVDALYAAGDFTSLFAEARSLRPQRRLRVPH, translated from the coding sequence GTGGGCAGCACTTACGTCAATGATCTGACGAACGTCAATGGAACGCTGTATTTCACGACGGCCGAATCAGGTTCTTCCTACCACTCGCTTTGGAAGAGCGACGGCACCGCAGCGGGAACGCTGCGCGTCTTCGAGAATCTGAGCTATGTCCCTAACAGTCCTTATTTAGATCACCACCTGACGAACGTCGGCGGAACGCTCTATCTGGTCGATCCCTCGGGAAGCCTTTGGAAAAGCGACGGAACGACAGCGGGAACTGTTGAGGTTAGTCCCGTCAATCTCGGCACGGACCCTGTGATGGCCGACGTGGGCGGGACGCTCTACTTCCGCGGCGACGACGGCGTCCATGGCATGGAACTCTGGAAGAGCGACGGAACCGCGGCGGGGACCGTCCTTGTGAAGGACGTCAACGCCGGGGCTGGCAATTCCTTGGGCGCGTTCCCCCTTACGCAGCTCATGGTCAACGTAGGCGGGACGCTCTTTTTCGCCGCTACCGACGGCGTCCATGGCACGGAACTCTGGAAGAGCGACGGGACCACGGCAGGTACCGTTCTCGTGAAGGACGTCAACGTCGGGGCTGGCTATTCCTTGGGCGAGTTCCCCCTAACGCAGCTCATGGTCAACGCGGGCGGGACGCTCTTCTTCGCCGCTACCGATGGCGCGAGCGGCGTCGAGCTCTGGAAGAGCGACGGGACCGAAGCGGGCACTGTCCGCGTGAAGGACGTCAACGCCGGGGCGAGCGGTTCCTCTCCCAGTCGGCTCACGGTCGTGGGCGAGGAGGTTTATTTCTCCGCTAACTCCGGTAGCGGCAGCAGACTCTGGAAGAGCGATGGAACCGAGGCGGGAACTGTTCCCTTGAGCGAAGCCGGGCTCATTACCGACCTGACGAACGTAGGCGGGACGCTCTATTTCCATTCCACAGACAGCGCCACTGGCTTCGAACTCTGGAAGAGCGACGGAACCGTAGCAGGCACCGTTCTGGTTCGGGATATCAATCCCGGTACGGCAGGTTCCTCTTCTCCCTCCTACAGTCCCGGCCCAGGTTCGATCATGGTGAACGTTGGCGGGGTGCTGTACTTCGGCGCCAACGACGGCTCGACCGGCTTCGAGTTTTGGAAGAGCGACGGGACCACGGCCGGGACGATTCGCGTTAAAGATATCAACAGCGGAACTCCCGATTCCTCGCCCGAGAATCTGACGGAAGTCGGGGGAATCTTTTACTTCACCGCCAGCGACGGCGTGAGCGGCGTCGAGCTCTGGAAGACTGATGGGACTTCCGCGGGGACGCAGCGCGTGAAAGATATTCGCGCTGGCGTGAATTCTTCCAGCCCCACCGCCCTGACGAACGTCGGCGGGATCCTGTATTTCCGTGCCAACGACGGTACGGGCGGCATGGAACTCTGGAAGAGCGACGGCACTGCGGCGGGAACCGTCCGCGTGAAAGACGTTCGGCCCGGTTCGTCCAGTTCCAATCTCAATTCGCTGACGAACGTCGACGGGACGCTTTACTTTACCGCCGACGACGGCGTGAGCGGCGTCGAGCTGTGGAAAAGCGACGGCACCGCAGCAGGCACCGTGCAGGTTAAGGATCTCATTGCTGGATCCCTCGGTTCCAGTCCCAGCTCCTTGGTGAACTTGGGCGGGAAACTCTGCTTCATTGCCAACGGCGAACTCTGGACGAGCGACGGAACCGAGGCGGGGACCGTGCAGGTCAAGGATATCAAGCCCGGACCAGATGGCTCGAATCCCACGATTCTGACGCGCACGAACGAATTGCTTTATTTTAGCGCGAACGACGGTACAAGCGGCGTTGAACTTTGGAGAAGCGACGGCACCGAAGTCGGCACCTTCCGCGTCAAAGATATTGCCCCCGGGGCCGCCGGTTCCTCGCCTGCAAACTTCGCGTGGGTGGGCGAGACGCTCTACTTCAGCGCCGACGACGGCTCGACTGGCAGAGAGCTTTGGAAAACCGATGGCAGCGATGCCGGCACCGTTCGCGTGAAGAACATCCGCCCCGGAGGGGTGAGTTCCGATCCTAGATACTTGGCGGAGGCCGGCGGAACTCTCTACTTCAGTGCCAACGACGGCTCCAGTGGCTTCACGCTCTGGAAAAGCGACGGCACCGAGGCAGGGACCGTTCAGATGAAGGAGACTGGCACGGGAAATAATATTCTCGCTCCCAAATATCTGACAAACGTGAATGGAACGCTCTACTTCGGGCCAAACGATCTCTGGAAAACTGACGGGACCGCGACAGGGGCCGTGCTCGTCAAAGACCTCAATCCCGGAGCGTTCAGTGCCAACCTCTCTTACCTCAGAAATGTGGAAGGGACGCTCTACTTTAAAGCCAATGACGGCGTGAACGGCTTCCAACTCTGGACAAGCGACGGCACCGCAGCTGGGACGCAGTTCATCGACTCCTTCGGCGCCCCCAATGCCGCCAGAAGTCCATTCGTCATGAGAAAGATGAATGGCCGCCTGTTCGTGACCGTCACCACGGAAGCGTACGGCCAAGAGCTCTGGGTTGCCGATCTCACGTCCCCGCTCGCGGGCGACTACGATCTCAACGGCGTCGTCGACGGCGCCGATTTCTTGTTCTGGCAGCGTCAGTTGGGCACGTCGGCGACTCCTGCCGGCAGCGGCGCCGACGGCGATGCGAACGGCAGCGTCGACGCCGACGATCTGACCGTGTGGCAAGATCACTTCGGCGACTCCGCTGCAACGGCGACCGCGACGGCAGCCGCGATGACGGCAACTGCCGAGAGGGCCGCCGCTCCGGCGACGGCCTCGGCCTTCGAGGCGCAGGCTGCAGCCGACGTCGCCGCGGTCGACGCCCTTTACGCCGCCGGCGATTTCACGAGCCTCTTCGCCGAGGCGCGCTCCCTACGCCCGCAACGCCGCCTGCGCGTTCCGCACTAA